The following proteins are co-located in the Hydrogenophaga sp. RAC07 genome:
- a CDS encoding AAA family ATPase: MTELLPNLALAGYRSFGKQHQYFDRFTKINILIGRNNSGKSNVLRVIKEVLPQIGERGVLKLEPVAAHLPDHPPLQVGIGEAFIDNDSTGFKLPPESQRRGGLPNDHRGQAIESLMAELLARKAKHDGTTLAWSFTTLPDGKPVHDTWVSAMTDMEGPRVQKLWSHLTNSGNGDRKAHWEPQIVERFPLKIPHRTVELIPAIRRIGDSGVEPNGYDGTGIINRLAQLQNPSAENQDQKLRFEAINSFLREVTDRPDARIEIPYERDTILVHMDNKVLPISCLGSGLHEVIILAAAATTLSNQIVCIEEPELHLNPILQKKFIRHLATRTDNQYFITTHSAAIMDTPDAEVYHVTLTDGSSRVERVTTDATRAAVCEDLGYHPSDLLLANCIIWVEGPSDRLYVNWWLRTIDSALIEGIHFSVMFYGGKLAAHISNAETSEGVTEFIQLRRLNRRGVILIDSDKASSHARINETKKRLRDEFDQGPGFAWITSGREVENYLPIDAVASAVSETIPSATRLGGGDRYENLLKIRRASGSDDQASKVEVAKWITVETEPDLQLLDLREQLSRLVDFIRKSNPIGGIRPSA, encoded by the coding sequence ATGACCGAACTACTTCCAAACCTCGCTCTTGCTGGCTATCGCAGCTTCGGTAAACAGCATCAGTACTTTGATCGGTTTACGAAGATCAATATCCTGATCGGACGGAACAACTCAGGCAAGTCCAACGTTCTTCGGGTCATCAAAGAGGTGCTTCCGCAGATCGGCGAGCGCGGCGTACTGAAGCTTGAACCAGTCGCGGCGCACCTTCCAGACCATCCTCCATTGCAGGTCGGCATTGGAGAGGCCTTCATAGACAACGATTCGACAGGATTCAAACTTCCGCCCGAATCACAGCGACGCGGCGGACTTCCTAATGACCATCGCGGGCAGGCGATTGAAAGCCTGATGGCCGAACTGCTCGCTCGCAAAGCTAAGCATGACGGAACTACGCTCGCATGGTCATTCACGACCCTCCCGGACGGCAAGCCAGTGCATGACACCTGGGTGTCGGCGATGACTGATATGGAAGGGCCCAGGGTACAGAAACTATGGTCGCACCTAACAAATAGTGGCAATGGGGACAGAAAAGCTCACTGGGAGCCGCAGATTGTGGAGCGGTTTCCGCTGAAGATTCCGCACCGGACTGTCGAGCTGATCCCCGCCATTCGTCGCATTGGCGACTCAGGAGTGGAGCCGAATGGGTATGACGGAACAGGGATCATTAACAGACTCGCGCAACTTCAGAATCCGTCGGCTGAGAACCAAGATCAGAAACTCAGGTTTGAAGCCATCAACTCGTTCCTACGCGAGGTTACAGATAGACCAGATGCACGAATCGAGATCCCGTACGAACGGGACACAATACTTGTTCATATGGACAACAAAGTACTGCCGATTTCCTGCCTTGGCTCTGGCCTGCACGAAGTCATCATCCTTGCGGCTGCAGCGACCACGCTTAGCAACCAAATAGTTTGTATTGAAGAGCCTGAACTCCACCTAAACCCAATACTCCAGAAAAAGTTCATTCGGCATCTCGCTACGCGCACTGACAATCAATACTTCATTACCACACACTCCGCTGCGATCATGGATACACCTGACGCTGAGGTCTATCACGTGACACTAACGGACGGTAGTTCAAGGGTTGAGAGGGTTACCACCGATGCCACACGGGCTGCTGTTTGCGAGGACCTTGGGTATCACCCATCCGATCTTCTCTTGGCCAATTGCATCATATGGGTAGAAGGTCCGTCCGATCGCCTATACGTGAACTGGTGGCTTCGCACCATCGATTCCGCTCTCATCGAAGGTATTCATTTCAGCGTCATGTTCTACGGGGGCAAACTTGCGGCCCACATTTCAAACGCCGAGACGTCGGAGGGAGTGACCGAGTTTATTCAGCTAAGGCGATTGAATCGCCGTGGCGTAATTCTGATTGATAGTGACAAAGCATCATCACACGCGCGAATTAACGAAACGAAGAAGCGACTGCGCGACGAATTTGATCAAGGCCCCGGCTTCGCATGGATAACAAGTGGGCGAGAGGTCGAGAATTATTTGCCGATTGATGCTGTTGCCTCCGCGGTCTCTGAGACGATTCCTTCTGCGACGCGACTAGGTGGCGGCGATCGCTATGAAAATCTTTTGAAGATTCGACGGGCCTCCGGATCGGATGATCAGGCCTCAAAAGTTGAAGTGGCGAAGTGGATAACGGTCGAGACTGAACCGGATTTGCAGCTTCTAGACCTGCGTGAGCAGCTATCAAGACTAGTCGACTTCATCCGTAAGTCGAATCCGATCGGCGGCATACGGCCGAGTGCCTAG
- a CDS encoding urease subunit beta, whose translation MIPGELFTDEGEHALNPGRRTLTLVVKNGADRPIQVGSHYHFAEVNGALDFDRTAARGMRLNIASGTAVRFEPGQQRTVELVDYAGDRVVYGFRGLTQGSL comes from the coding sequence ATGATTCCCGGCGAACTCTTCACCGACGAGGGCGAGCACGCCCTCAACCCCGGCCGGCGCACGCTCACCCTGGTGGTGAAGAACGGCGCCGACCGACCGATCCAGGTCGGCTCGCACTACCACTTTGCCGAAGTCAATGGCGCGCTCGACTTCGACCGCACCGCGGCCCGCGGCATGCGGCTGAACATCGCAAGCGGCACGGCGGTGCGTTTCGAGCCGGGCCAGCAACGCACGGTGGAGCTGGTGGACTACGCGGGTGACCGCGTCGTGTATGGCTTTCGTGGCCTGACCCAAGGGAGTCTCTGA
- a CDS encoding BTAD domain-containing putative transcriptional regulator gives MAMFIQLLGVPQFMGRDGTPVVLRGHKSWGLLAYLVTHEGPASRHHLARLLFEDAEDPLAALRWNLTELRRALGPDSLRGESIVLRRDTDLIIDSDVLRRGSAAEGVQLPGLGRELLEGMGFATSPSFEVWLQAERRRMHATAQAVLHEATLARLADGSVAQALNLASRLVALDPLEENSQVLLVRCLANAGDGIGAARQVAACRELFQRELGVSPGPALSDALRTNTSTVVAGPATGRAGALALLEAGEAAISAGALDAGLQCLRRSIDDANTTGDPVLRARTRVALGSALVHAARGRDAEGATALHEALAIGEVVAPLQVAAACRELGYVEFLLGRYDRALNWVARTDPLVPGEAAEQARLATLKGSILSDTAHYVPAMEQLLQAQSLALDAADGKLGIYADSMVARILVLTGRYDEAVTVLDRCIDQSRKMWTAFLPWPQSFRAEADLRLGRIDEAAYRFENAFALGCQLADPCWEGIAGRGMGLVAAARGDVQGGIAILLDTLQRCMRLPDAYVWGSGYVLDGLCALALAHDDERGPAWVSQLTVMSARSGMRELVARSHWYRGRLGEPGAIEGARQLATQIRNPVLDAHFLRDA, from the coding sequence ATGGCCATGTTCATCCAGCTCCTGGGCGTGCCGCAATTCATGGGGCGCGACGGCACGCCCGTGGTGTTGCGCGGGCACAAGTCGTGGGGACTGCTGGCCTACCTGGTGACCCATGAGGGTCCAGCAAGTCGGCACCATCTGGCGCGTTTGTTGTTCGAGGACGCCGAAGATCCGCTCGCGGCTCTTCGGTGGAATCTCACCGAGCTTCGCCGCGCTTTGGGCCCCGACAGCCTCCGCGGCGAGTCCATCGTCCTGCGCCGGGATACCGATCTGATCATCGACAGCGATGTGCTTCGGCGCGGCAGCGCCGCCGAAGGCGTTCAGTTGCCCGGCCTGGGTCGCGAGTTGCTTGAAGGCATGGGCTTCGCCACCAGTCCCTCTTTCGAAGTCTGGCTGCAAGCCGAGCGCCGACGCATGCATGCCACTGCCCAGGCCGTGTTGCACGAGGCCACCCTCGCCCGCCTGGCGGATGGCTCGGTTGCGCAGGCGCTGAATCTGGCCAGCCGACTTGTGGCGCTTGATCCGCTTGAAGAGAACTCACAGGTGCTGTTGGTTCGCTGCCTGGCGAATGCAGGCGACGGCATCGGTGCTGCACGTCAGGTTGCCGCATGCCGCGAGCTTTTCCAGCGAGAGCTGGGCGTGTCCCCCGGACCGGCGTTGAGCGATGCCCTGCGCACCAACACCTCGACGGTGGTTGCCGGGCCGGCCACGGGGCGAGCGGGCGCTCTGGCCCTGCTGGAAGCCGGCGAGGCCGCGATCAGCGCTGGCGCACTGGATGCGGGATTGCAGTGTCTGCGCAGGTCGATCGACGACGCCAACACGACGGGTGATCCTGTCCTGCGGGCGAGGACCCGTGTGGCGCTTGGCAGCGCGTTGGTTCACGCCGCCAGGGGCCGCGATGCCGAAGGAGCGACCGCCCTTCACGAAGCGCTGGCTATCGGTGAAGTCGTGGCGCCATTGCAGGTTGCAGCGGCCTGTCGCGAGCTGGGCTATGTGGAGTTTCTGCTCGGTCGCTACGACCGGGCACTCAACTGGGTGGCCCGGACGGATCCGTTGGTCCCAGGTGAAGCTGCAGAACAAGCCCGCCTGGCCACGCTGAAAGGCTCCATCCTGAGCGACACGGCGCACTACGTGCCCGCAATGGAGCAACTCCTGCAGGCACAGTCTTTGGCCCTGGACGCTGCCGATGGCAAGCTGGGAATTTACGCCGATTCCATGGTCGCCCGCATCTTGGTGCTGACGGGACGATACGACGAGGCCGTGACCGTGCTGGACCGCTGCATCGACCAGTCACGCAAGATGTGGACGGCCTTTCTGCCCTGGCCACAGTCGTTTCGCGCCGAAGCCGATCTGCGTTTGGGGCGCATCGACGAGGCCGCGTATCGATTCGAAAACGCGTTTGCGTTGGGGTGTCAGTTGGCCGACCCCTGCTGGGAAGGCATTGCAGGGCGTGGCATGGGCCTGGTCGCCGCTGCGCGCGGCGATGTTCAGGGTGGCATCGCCATCCTGCTGGATACGCTGCAGCGCTGCATGCGGCTGCCCGATGCTTATGTCTGGGGCAGTGGTTACGTGCTCGACGGGCTGTGCGCCCTGGCGCTCGCCCATGACGATGAACGGGGACCGGCTTGGGTGAGCCAGCTCACAGTCATGTCCGCCCGCTCAGGCATGCGCGAGCTGGTGGCGCGCTCTCACTGGTACCGCGGCAGGCTGGGCGAGCCCGGAGCAATCGAAGGCGCCAGGCAACTTGCCACCCAGATCCGCAATCCGGTCCTGGACGCACATTTCTTGAGGGATGCCTGA
- a CDS encoding tripartite tricarboxylate transporter substrate binding protein: MLKKLVVGALVSTVVATSASVAFAQEWPAAKPVRVIAVFPPGGSVDQVSRILAEALRVQLNQSVIVENIGGASGVIGTAAIAKAAPDGYTFGVVFDTHAVNPALKPNMAFDTLKDLEHITLIGTAPMVLAATKGSPITSFAQLVSEAKAKKTTSYGTIGTGSLGHLAIAQMAKNAGFDWTHVPYKGGGPLMNDAIAGHVPLAVGSLFLIKPHADSGNVTPLAVSTSKRSKDMPNVPTIAESGFPGFDAPAWWGVIGPAKMPPAITSRIHAAVAAALKNPDVAKKLEAQGIDLVGGGPEVFKPFVEKQMTTWSAFIKANNITE; the protein is encoded by the coding sequence ATGTTGAAAAAACTCGTGGTGGGCGCCCTCGTGTCCACGGTGGTGGCGACCTCGGCCTCGGTGGCGTTCGCGCAGGAGTGGCCGGCGGCCAAACCGGTGCGCGTGATCGCTGTGTTTCCGCCGGGCGGCTCGGTGGATCAGGTCTCGCGCATCCTGGCCGAGGCGCTGCGCGTGCAGCTCAACCAGTCGGTGATCGTGGAGAACATCGGCGGCGCCTCGGGCGTGATCGGCACGGCGGCGATTGCCAAGGCCGCGCCCGACGGCTACACCTTCGGCGTGGTCTTCGACACCCATGCAGTGAACCCGGCGCTCAAGCCCAACATGGCCTTCGACACCCTGAAGGATCTGGAGCACATCACCCTGATCGGCACCGCGCCCATGGTGCTGGCGGCCACCAAGGGTTCGCCCATCACCAGCTTTGCCCAGCTGGTGAGCGAAGCCAAGGCGAAGAAGACCACCAGCTACGGCACCATCGGCACCGGCAGCCTGGGCCACCTGGCCATCGCGCAGATGGCCAAGAACGCCGGCTTCGACTGGACCCATGTGCCCTACAAGGGCGGCGGCCCGCTGATGAACGACGCCATTGCCGGCCACGTGCCACTGGCCGTGGGTTCGCTGTTCCTGATCAAGCCGCACGCCGACTCGGGCAACGTGACGCCACTGGCGGTGAGCACGAGCAAACGCTCCAAGGACATGCCCAACGTGCCCACCATCGCCGAGAGCGGCTTCCCCGGTTTTGACGCGCCCGCCTGGTGGGGCGTGATCGGCCCGGCCAAGATGCCGCCCGCCATCACCAGCCGCATCCACGCCGCCGTGGCCGCCGCGCTGAAGAACCCCGACGTGGCCAAAAAGCTCGAAGCCCAGGGCATCGATCTGGTGGGCGGCGGCCCCGAGGTGTTCAAGCCCTTTGTGGAAAAGCAGATGACCACCTGGTCGGCCTTCATCAAGGCCAACAACATCACCGAGTGA
- a CDS encoding urease subunit gamma: MELTPREKDKLLIFTAALLAERRQARGLKLNYPEAVALISAAVMEGARDGKTVAQLMSEGRNVLTRADVMEGIAEMIPDIQVEASFPDGTKLVTVHQPIP, from the coding sequence ATGGAACTCACGCCCAGAGAAAAAGACAAGCTGCTGATCTTCACCGCCGCCCTGCTCGCCGAGCGGCGCCAGGCGCGCGGCTTGAAGCTCAACTACCCCGAGGCCGTGGCGCTGATCAGCGCGGCCGTGATGGAGGGCGCGCGCGACGGCAAGACCGTGGCCCAGCTCATGAGCGAGGGGCGCAACGTGTTGACCCGCGCCGATGTGATGGAGGGCATCGCCGAGATGATCCCGGACATCCAGGTGGAAGCCAGCTTCCCCGACGGCACCAAGCTCGTCACCGTGCACCAACCCATTCCCTGA
- a CDS encoding DUF4242 domain-containing protein, with translation MPKFVIERAIPNVGAISPADLQAISQKSCGVLSEMGPDVQWVHSYVTGDKIYCIYNATSEALVREHARRGGFPADSVARVVTTIDPITAEA, from the coding sequence ATGCCGAAGTTTGTCATCGAACGCGCCATCCCGAATGTCGGCGCCATCAGCCCCGCTGATCTGCAGGCGATATCTCAGAAGTCTTGCGGTGTGCTCAGCGAGATGGGCCCCGATGTGCAATGGGTGCACAGCTACGTGACCGGCGACAAGATCTATTGCATCTACAACGCCACCAGCGAAGCGCTGGTTCGAGAACACGCGCGCCGCGGGGGATTCCCCGCAGACAGCGTGGCCCGCGTCGTCACCACGATCGATCCGATCACGGCCGAGGCGTGA
- a CDS encoding response regulator transcription factor — protein MSEFTLQQTDQLIVLIVDDVPDNVAPLHDALDDAGYTVLVALDGESAIRRATQALPDVVLLDAVMPGIDGFEVARRLKAQPATAHIPIIFMTGLTETEHLVAALDAGGADYVTKPIKPREVMARMGVHLRTARHVRQGAVERSQARNALDAFGYATITVRESDGRLMWQTPLARDLLRNYCGTESPTTPPAVLQWLRRHLGEASEQREPPRLTLENGPRRLTFRLHQRVGDEDGDADAGGDWLIVMQETSDASVLSSVAGAFGLTAREAEVLYWVVKGKINRDIGDIIGASPATVKKHLERIYAKLGVETRTAAAAMAINRVPLLQPQHGG, from the coding sequence ATGTCTGAGTTCACCCTGCAACAGACCGACCAGCTCATCGTGCTGATCGTCGACGATGTGCCCGATAACGTGGCGCCGTTGCACGACGCGCTGGACGACGCGGGCTACACCGTGCTGGTGGCGCTCGACGGCGAGAGCGCCATCCGCCGCGCCACGCAGGCCCTGCCCGACGTGGTGCTGCTGGACGCGGTGATGCCCGGCATCGATGGCTTTGAAGTGGCGCGCCGCCTCAAGGCGCAGCCGGCCACGGCGCACATCCCCATCATCTTCATGACCGGCCTGACCGAGACCGAACACCTGGTGGCCGCACTCGACGCCGGTGGTGCCGATTACGTGACCAAACCCATCAAGCCGCGCGAGGTGATGGCGCGCATGGGTGTGCACCTGCGCACCGCGCGCCATGTGCGCCAGGGCGCGGTGGAGCGCAGCCAGGCGCGCAACGCACTCGACGCGTTTGGCTACGCCACCATCACCGTGCGCGAGAGCGACGGCCGCCTGATGTGGCAGACGCCGCTGGCGCGCGACCTGCTGCGCAACTACTGCGGGACCGAATCACCCACCACACCGCCGGCGGTGCTGCAGTGGCTGCGCCGCCATCTGGGTGAAGCGAGCGAGCAGCGCGAACCACCCCGTCTCACGCTGGAAAACGGCCCGCGCCGGCTCACCTTCCGGCTGCACCAGCGCGTGGGCGATGAAGACGGTGATGCGGACGCCGGTGGCGACTGGCTCATCGTGATGCAGGAAACGTCGGACGCCAGCGTGCTTTCCAGCGTGGCCGGCGCCTTCGGCCTCACCGCGCGCGAGGCCGAGGTCCTGTACTGGGTGGTCAAGGGCAAGATCAACCGCGACATCGGCGACATCATCGGCGCCAGCCCCGCCACGGTGAAAAAACACCTGGAACGCATCTACGCCAAGCTCGGTGTGGAGACCCGCACGGCAGCGGCCGCCATGGCCATCAACCGCGTGCCGCTGCTGCAGCCGCAGCACGGAGGGTAG